The following proteins are encoded in a genomic region of Triticum dicoccoides isolate Atlit2015 ecotype Zavitan chromosome 1B, WEW_v2.0, whole genome shotgun sequence:
- the LOC119348788 gene encoding WAT1-related protein At5g07050-like: MAFCGGFMEKAKPYIAMISLQFGYAGMNVLTKVSLNGGMSHYVLVVYRHAFATLAIAPFALFIERKVRPKMTWSIFFQIFVLALLGPVIDQNFYYVGLKYTGPTFACAMSNILPAMTFVMAVIFRMEKIELKKVRCQAKIFGTVVTVAGAMLMTLYKGPLMHLPWTNGHAQPSGVEAPGAAGVDPTAREWFLGSLFIIIATLAWASLFILQTHTIKKYTAQLSLTTLICFIGTLQAIAVTFVMERRVSVWTIGFDMNLLAAAYAGIVTSSIAYYVQGLVIQKTGPVFASAFSPLMMIIVAVMGSFILSEKIYLGAVLGAVVIVVGLYAVLWGKHKETQEQEADAKAALPVASKRPDGASVVQGAAAAAGDDDGMRSASNGRGGGSASAV; this comes from the exons ATGGCTTTCTGTGGTGGTTTCATGGAGAAGGCCAAGCCTTACATCGCCATGATCTCGCTGCAGTTCGGCTACGCCGGCATGAACGTCCTTACCAAGGTCTCCCTCAACGGCGGGATGAGCCACTACGTGCTCGTCGTGTACCGACACGCCTTCGCCACACTCGCCATTGCACCCTTCGCTCTCTTCATCGAGAG GAAGGTGAGGCCGAAGATGACGTGGTCCATCTTCTTCCAAATCTTCGTCCTTGCGCTGCTCGG ACCGGTGATCGATCAGAATTTCTACTACGTGGGGCTGAAGTACACCGGCCCGACGTTCGCCTGCGCGATGAGCAACATCCTGCCGGCGATGACCTTCGTCATGGCGGTGATCTTCAG GATGGAGAAGATAGAGTTGAAGAAGGTGCGGTGCCAGGCCAAAATCTTCGGGACGGTGGTGACCGTGGCCGGCGCGATGCTCATGACGCTCTACAAGGGCCCCCTCATGCACCTGCCATGGACCAACGGCCACGCGCAGCCCAGCGGCGTCGAGGCCCCGGGTGCCGCCGGTGTCGACCCCACCGCGAGGGAGTGGTTTCTGGGCTCCCTCTTCATCATCATCGCCACCCTCGCCTGGGCCTCGCTCTTCATCCTGCAGACCCACACCATCAAGAAGTACACCGCCCAGCTCTCCCTCACCACCCTCATCTGCTTCATCGGCACCCTCCAAGCGATCGCCGTCACCTTCGTCATGGAGCGCCGCGTCTCCGTCTGGACCATCGGCTTCGACATgaatctcctcgccgccgcctacGCG GGCATCGTGACGTCGAGCATCGCGTACTACGTGCAGGGGCTGGTGATCCAGAAGACGGGGCCGGTGTTCGCGTCGGCGTTCAGCCCGCTGATGATGATCATCGTGGCCGTCATGGGGTCCTTCATCCTGTCCGAGAAGATATACCTCGGGGCCGTGCTGGGCGCCGTGGTGATCGTGGTCGGGCTCTACGCCGTGCTCTGGGGCAAGCACAAGGAGACGCAGGAGCAGGAAGCGGACGCCAAGGCGGCGCTGCCGGTGGCCTCCAAGAGACCAGACGGCGCGAGCGTCGTGCaaggagctgctgccgccgccggagATGATGATGGGATGAGGTCGGCCTCCAACGGACGTGGAGGTGGATCGGCTAGTGCAGTTTGA